A stretch of Chloroflexota bacterium DNA encodes these proteins:
- the metE gene encoding 5-methyltetrahydropteroyltriglutamate--homocysteine S-methyltransferase, producing the protein MIRSLSLGYPRIGPKRELKRAVERYWSGRLSADELRDKAAELRRYVWESHRDAGIDLIPSNDFTLYDQVLATTEMVGAVPERFRSLAGLSPLDVYFAMARGYQGPQGDVHACDLTKWFDTNYHYVVPELARDQEFALDSTKPRSEFAEALALGIKTTPVLIGPVTYLLLSKSVDDSNPLDLLDKLLPVYDELLRELDRDGVDQVQLHEPVLVTDLDPTAADAFRTAYRRLAATGPSIVLGTYFGALNENLSLLDGLSLGTLHVDLVRAPDQLEPAVAAAKANGWSLSLGLVDGRNVWRADLDRVRERAGVAVAELGAERVLIASSCSLLHCPVDLDNETGLDEELKQWLAFARQKLGEIAAVAGSMNGRPGHEGTFAGARAAQRSRASSGRIHNAAVAERLAGITEDMVRRRSPYLERSGAQRDHLNLRPLPTTTIGSFPQSGQVRRERQAYRRGRQTLAQYEDFLRTEIARTIRIQEDLDIDVLVHGEFERTDMVEYFGEQLEGITFTGNGWVQSYGTRCVRPPLIFGDVWRPEPMTTRWSEYAQSLTKRPVKGMLTAPVTILMWSFVRDDQPRERTCQQLALALRDEVADLEAAGISVIQLDEPALREGLPLRAAEHADYLRWAVECFRLASSGAADSTQIHTHMCYSEFNNIIEAIAALDADVISIEASRSNMELLESFVEFDYPNEIGPGVYDIHSPRIPSTDEMERRLQAALEHLRPEQLWVNPDCGLKTRSWEEVEPALRNMVAATERMRQLQTTPA; encoded by the coding sequence ATGATCAGAAGCTTGAGCTTGGGTTACCCGCGAATCGGGCCCAAGCGCGAACTTAAGCGCGCCGTCGAGCGTTACTGGAGCGGCCGGCTGAGCGCCGATGAACTCCGGGACAAAGCCGCCGAATTGCGCCGTTATGTCTGGGAGAGCCATCGCGACGCCGGTATCGATCTGATTCCCAGCAACGATTTCACGCTCTACGACCAGGTTCTCGCCACCACCGAAATGGTCGGAGCGGTGCCGGAGCGGTTCAGAAGTCTGGCGGGCCTCAGCCCGCTCGACGTGTACTTTGCGATGGCGCGCGGATACCAGGGCCCGCAGGGCGACGTGCACGCCTGCGATCTGACCAAATGGTTCGACACCAACTACCACTACGTGGTGCCCGAACTCGCGCGCGACCAGGAGTTCGCGCTCGACTCGACCAAGCCGCGTTCGGAATTTGCCGAAGCACTCGCCCTGGGGATAAAGACGACGCCGGTGCTGATCGGGCCGGTCACCTACCTGTTGCTCAGCAAATCGGTCGACGACTCCAACCCGCTCGACCTGCTCGACAAATTGCTACCGGTCTACGATGAACTGCTCAGGGAATTGGACCGCGACGGTGTCGATCAGGTCCAATTGCACGAGCCGGTCCTGGTGACCGACCTGGACCCGACCGCGGCCGACGCGTTCCGGACCGCCTACCGCCGGCTCGCTGCCACCGGTCCGAGCATCGTACTGGGAACCTACTTCGGTGCGCTGAACGAGAACCTGTCCCTGCTGGACGGCCTGTCGCTGGGGACCCTGCACGTCGACTTGGTGCGCGCGCCGGATCAACTCGAACCGGCGGTCGCGGCCGCCAAGGCCAACGGCTGGAGCCTTTCGCTGGGTCTGGTCGACGGACGCAACGTCTGGCGCGCCGACTTGGATCGGGTCCGGGAGCGCGCGGGCGTAGCGGTCGCCGAACTCGGCGCCGAGCGCGTGCTGATCGCATCCTCCTGCTCGCTGCTGCACTGCCCGGTGGATTTAGACAACGAGACCGGACTGGACGAAGAACTAAAGCAGTGGTTGGCGTTCGCCAGACAGAAGCTGGGCGAGATCGCCGCGGTCGCCGGTTCAATGAACGGGCGTCCGGGCCACGAAGGAACCTTCGCCGGCGCCCGCGCCGCGCAGCGTTCGCGGGCAAGCTCGGGGCGGATTCACAATGCCGCCGTGGCCGAGCGCCTGGCCGGCATCACCGAAGACATGGTCCGTCGACGCTCCCCCTATCTGGAGCGATCCGGCGCGCAGCGCGATCACCTGAACCTGCGCCCGCTACCGACCACGACAATCGGCTCTTTCCCGCAGTCCGGTCAAGTCCGCCGAGAGCGGCAGGCGTACCGCCGCGGCCGCCAGACGCTGGCCCAGTACGAAGACTTCCTGCGCACCGAGATCGCCCGCACCATCAGGATCCAGGAGGACCTGGACATCGACGTGCTGGTGCACGGTGAATTCGAACGCACCGACATGGTCGAGTACTTCGGCGAGCAGCTCGAAGGAATCACGTTCACCGGCAACGGCTGGGTTCAGAGCTACGGCACCCGCTGCGTGCGGCCGCCGTTGATCTTCGGCGACGTATGGCGCCCCGAGCCGATGACGACCCGCTGGTCCGAATACGCCCAATCGCTCACCAAGCGACCGGTCAAGGGCATGCTCACCGCGCCGGTGACGATCCTGATGTGGTCGTTCGTGCGCGACGACCAGCCGCGCGAGCGGACCTGCCAGCAACTGGCGCTGGCGCTGCGCGACGAGGTCGCCGACCTGGAAGCGGCCGGCATTTCGGTGATCCAGCTCGACGAGCCGGCCCTGCGCGAGGGCCTGCCGCTGCGCGCGGCCGAGCACGCCGACTACCTGCGCTGGGCGGTCGAGTGCTTTCGGTTGGCATCATCCGGGGCGGCCGATTCGACCCAGATCCACACCCACATGTGCTACTCGGAGTTCAACAACATCATCGAAGCGATCGCCGCCCTCGACGCCGACGTGATCTCGATCGAGGCCTCGCGGTCAAACATGGAATTGCTCGAATCCTTCGTCGAGTTCGACTACCCGAACGAGATCGGGCCAGGCGTCTACGACATCCATTCGCCGCGCATCCCGTCGACGGACGAGATGGAGCGGCGACTGCAGGCCGCGCTAGAGCACCTGCGGCCCGAACAGCTATGGGTGAACCCCGACTGCGGACTCAAAACCAGAAGTTGGGAGGAAGTCGAACCAGCATTGCGGAATATGGTGGCCGCCACCGAACGAATGCGGCAACTCCAGACTACGCCGGCCTGA
- a CDS encoding acyltransferase family protein, translated as MTPASPSPRYWPALDGLRALAVLAVVAFHAGAAWLPAGFLGVDVFFVISGFLITTLLLRESESSGAISLAGFWRRRAARLLPALLLMLAGVAAYLLLAAPDLLPRFVQDVRFALVFVTNWDFILRDVPYFAQWQPSLGTHLWSLAVEEQFYLVWPLVVVVALRLGGRRAVGILALVLAAASALLMGMLYVPFTDVSRIYFGTDTHAFGLAVGSALAVLVRARPQTVPANRVVLTLAGSVALIGILAAMSLLHEWDGFLYRGGYLGVAILTGLAVVVATTEENAMVRSLSWRPLRWLGRRSYGIYLWHWPLLLLPAPAALAGAELSEPFDTLLRLVLLVALAEFSFRLVEVPLRREIAPARGPALPGLRRMIRRTRAGFGSEFPGVVASSICLVLLATFGAIAAAGHRESLPDTTFTALEFAPDSVPAAAGVDEPGAAAGHRTPEQQSVRDRPAGESATPSGPPIAIANREQQESPPDTPASGQIAAFTSNLISIRYQPGTAPARPVAQDPAAWERVLAIGDSVMLGAADNLLAEFPQIRVEAAQSAQFPEGVARIRAEVAKPPAERSEVVVLHLGTNGVFDPAQLDELRRLSIGLDRLVVLNIRAPRSWESFVNDQLAPTADWSKVRFIDWHTISGDRPDWLEGDHVHLTEVGQDAYTALIADAISP; from the coding sequence ATGACCCCTGCAAGCCCCTCACCGCGCTACTGGCCCGCGCTCGACGGGCTGCGGGCCCTAGCCGTCCTGGCCGTGGTGGCGTTTCACGCCGGCGCCGCCTGGCTGCCGGCCGGATTCCTGGGCGTCGACGTCTTCTTCGTCATCTCGGGATTCCTGATCACCACCCTGCTGCTGCGCGAGAGCGAAAGCAGCGGCGCAATTTCGCTCGCCGGTTTCTGGCGGCGGCGCGCGGCGCGGCTTTTGCCCGCATTGCTGCTGATGCTGGCGGGCGTGGCCGCCTACCTGCTGCTGGCAGCGCCGGACCTGCTGCCTCGCTTCGTCCAGGACGTGCGGTTCGCACTGGTGTTCGTCACCAACTGGGACTTCATCCTGCGCGACGTACCGTACTTCGCCCAGTGGCAACCGTCGCTGGGCACGCATCTGTGGTCGCTCGCGGTCGAAGAGCAGTTCTACCTGGTCTGGCCGCTGGTCGTCGTCGTAGCGCTGCGCCTGGGCGGACGCCGCGCAGTTGGGATCCTGGCCCTGGTTCTGGCGGCCGCCTCGGCGCTGCTCATGGGGATGCTTTACGTCCCGTTCACCGACGTTTCGCGGATCTACTTCGGCACAGACACGCACGCGTTCGGGTTGGCGGTGGGTTCGGCTCTAGCCGTCCTCGTGCGCGCCCGGCCTCAGACCGTGCCCGCAAACCGGGTCGTTCTGACCCTGGCCGGCTCGGTGGCGCTGATCGGAATCCTTGCGGCAATGTCTTTGCTGCACGAGTGGGACGGATTCCTCTACCGCGGCGGCTACCTGGGGGTCGCGATCCTGACCGGGCTGGCCGTCGTAGTCGCCACGACCGAAGAAAACGCCATGGTCCGCTCCCTGAGCTGGCGGCCGTTGCGCTGGCTCGGCCGGCGCTCCTACGGCATCTACCTCTGGCATTGGCCGTTGCTGTTGCTGCCGGCGCCCGCGGCGCTGGCCGGAGCGGAGTTGTCGGAGCCGTTCGACACCCTGTTGCGACTGGTGCTGTTGGTTGCGCTGGCGGAATTCTCTTTCCGCCTGGTCGAAGTCCCGCTGCGCCGGGAGATCGCGCCAGCGCGGGGGCCCGCGTTGCCCGGGTTGCGGCGAATGATACGGCGAACCCGCGCCGGCTTTGGTTCGGAGTTTCCGGGCGTGGTCGCATCTTCGATTTGCCTGGTGCTCCTGGCCACCTTCGGCGCAATCGCCGCGGCCGGACACCGCGAATCACTCCCGGACACCACCTTCACGGCGTTGGAGTTCGCACCCGACTCGGTACCGGCGGCAGCCGGCGTTGACGAACCGGGCGCCGCGGCGGGGCATCGAACGCCGGAGCAACAGTCCGTCCGCGATCGGCCCGCCGGGGAATCTGCGACCCCGTCCGGCCCGCCGATCGCGATTGCCAATCGGGAGCAGCAGGAATCGCCGCCGGATACGCCGGCCAGCGGTCAGATCGCGGCCTTTACCAGCAACCTGATTTCGATCCGGTACCAGCCGGGCACCGCTCCGGCCCGACCGGTCGCGCAGGATCCGGCCGCCTGGGAGCGCGTCCTGGCGATCGGTGACTCGGTGATGCTGGGCGCTGCCGACAATCTGCTGGCGGAGTTTCCGCAGATTCGCGTCGAAGCCGCCCAGTCGGCCCAGTTCCCGGAAGGGGTCGCCCGGATTCGGGCCGAAGTGGCCAAGCCTCCGGCCGAGCGCTCCGAAGTGGTCGTATTGCACCTCGGAACGAACGGAGTCTTTGATCCCGCCCAGCTCGATGAGCTGCGCCGCCTGAGCATCGGATTGGACCGCCTGGTCGTTTTGAACATTCGCGCGCCCCGCTCCTGGGAATCGTTCGTGAACGATCAACTCGCTCCCACTGCCGATTGGAGCAAGGTCAGGTTCATCGACTGGCACACGATCAGCGGCGACCGACCGGACTGGCTCGAAGGGGACCACGTCCATCTGACCGAGGTCGGCCAGGACGCATACACGGCCCTGATCGCGGACGCGATATCGCCCTGA
- the ligA gene encoding NAD-dependent DNA ligase LigA, translating into MRPDLSPLDQVPGQPNKVNAADPSAEPDSGEVAEKIARLRSELVRHERLYYVLDRPEIGDAEFDRMLRQLLELEEEFPELATPDSPTRRVGGAPRPGVEKAEHSSVMLSLDNAFDDDELAEFDRRVREGADRRVVSYVGELKLDGVSMAVRYAEGRLALALTRGDGISGEVITPNARTLRSLPLTVDRRLLSDSGIDRGFEVRGEVVMPKTAFATLNRRQAAEGGHVFANPRNAAAGTLRMLDPAVTAGRRLDFYGYSLLVYGQPWGESHWQSLDLMEELGFKINPHRQQLEGLEGLREFRDRWMDRRESLEYEIDGLVFKVDSTQDQRQLGATAKAPRWAIAAKPLAQQAETIIEDVDLQVGRTGAVTPRAHLKPTRIGGVTVARATLHNFDEIERLGLQIGDRVLVERSGDVIPKVLRVIRHGPDRNEIPVPSACPVCSTALERPEGEVVWRCPNARCPARLKQSILHFGHRAAMDIDGLGEWLVEELVDAGHVRGLADLYRLDPLLLANLEKDSFLLAEDAAESLIDELAAARDRIDLGRVLYALNIPSVGPSVAAAIGRTHSGIGQLAAVTREALEASGCVNERQENSLQSFFNDPSNQTLVRDLETSGPPFNSVGDRRSGPPSAEGPVWDSRRLHSFIERLTRPAGDLPGAVAGIGGVLARHLVERGLVGRPSDLFRLEVAELARIPNPIRLGEKSAARVVNGLERSKQAPLQRLLYGLGIRHVGERTAELLAQHYRDLDAIAGASTEELAAVDEIGPLIAASVAAFFEDPGNRALIEELRQAGLRLKDPEPSQASASPEVAGKTFVLTGALSQMTRRQAREQIRSAGGKVTGSVSNNTDYLVAGDKPGSKLTRARELGVAILSEDELRELLSV; encoded by the coding sequence ATGCGACCCGATTTGTCGCCGCTCGACCAGGTACCGGGGCAGCCCAACAAAGTGAACGCAGCCGATCCTTCCGCCGAACCAGACTCCGGCGAGGTCGCCGAAAAGATCGCCCGGTTGCGCAGCGAATTGGTCCGGCACGAACGCCTCTACTACGTTCTCGACCGCCCTGAAATTGGTGATGCCGAATTCGATCGGATGCTGCGCCAGCTGCTGGAGTTGGAAGAGGAATTCCCCGAGCTGGCAACCCCCGATTCACCTACCCGCCGGGTCGGCGGTGCTCCGCGCCCGGGAGTCGAAAAAGCCGAGCACTCGTCGGTGATGCTCAGTCTCGACAACGCGTTCGACGATGACGAGCTGGCCGAATTCGATCGCCGGGTCCGGGAAGGCGCCGATCGCAGGGTGGTCTCCTATGTCGGCGAACTAAAACTCGACGGAGTCTCGATGGCGGTGCGCTACGCCGAGGGACGGCTGGCGCTGGCGTTGACCCGCGGCGACGGAATATCGGGCGAGGTGATAACCCCCAACGCGCGAACGCTACGCTCGCTGCCGCTGACGGTCGATCGCAGACTGCTATCCGACTCAGGGATCGACCGCGGCTTCGAAGTGCGCGGCGAAGTGGTGATGCCCAAGACCGCGTTCGCGACGCTCAACCGGCGCCAAGCAGCCGAGGGCGGGCATGTTTTCGCCAATCCGCGGAATGCCGCCGCCGGCACGCTGCGCATGCTCGACCCCGCGGTCACCGCGGGTCGTCGATTGGACTTCTATGGATACTCGCTGCTGGTTTATGGCCAGCCCTGGGGTGAATCGCACTGGCAGAGCTTGGATTTGATGGAGGAACTGGGATTCAAGATAAATCCGCATCGCCAGCAACTCGAGGGGCTTGAAGGCCTGCGCGAATTCCGCGATCGCTGGATGGACCGGCGGGAGTCGCTGGAATACGAGATCGACGGCCTGGTCTTCAAGGTCGATTCGACCCAGGACCAGCGGCAGCTGGGCGCGACCGCCAAGGCGCCGCGCTGGGCAATTGCCGCCAAGCCGCTGGCACAGCAAGCCGAAACGATCATCGAGGACGTGGATCTGCAGGTTGGGCGAACCGGCGCGGTCACGCCGCGCGCGCACCTGAAGCCGACACGAATCGGCGGAGTCACTGTGGCGCGTGCGACCCTGCACAACTTCGACGAGATCGAACGCCTCGGATTGCAGATCGGCGACAGGGTCCTGGTCGAGCGGTCGGGCGACGTGATCCCGAAGGTGCTGCGGGTAATCAGGCACGGTCCGGATCGCAACGAGATTCCGGTTCCAAGCGCCTGTCCGGTGTGCTCAACCGCCCTGGAGCGGCCCGAAGGCGAAGTGGTATGGCGCTGCCCGAACGCACGTTGCCCGGCCCGGCTCAAGCAATCGATCCTGCATTTCGGTCACCGGGCGGCAATGGACATCGACGGCCTGGGCGAGTGGCTGGTAGAGGAATTGGTCGATGCCGGCCACGTCCGCGGACTGGCGGACCTGTACCGGCTCGACCCCCTGTTGCTGGCCAACCTCGAGAAGGATTCGTTCCTGTTGGCTGAGGATGCTGCCGAGTCGCTGATCGACGAACTCGCCGCCGCCCGCGATCGAATCGACCTGGGCAGGGTCTTGTACGCGCTCAACATCCCGAGCGTCGGTCCATCCGTGGCCGCCGCGATTGGTCGAACGCACTCGGGAATCGGTCAGCTTGCCGCGGTAACGCGCGAAGCCCTCGAGGCAAGCGGTTGCGTCAACGAACGACAGGAGAACTCGTTGCAGTCGTTCTTCAACGACCCTTCAAATCAAACTCTCGTTCGCGACCTCGAAACGTCCGGCCCCCCGTTCAACTCCGTCGGCGATCGGCGGTCCGGGCCGCCCTCCGCCGAAGGCCCGGTCTGGGACTCTCGGCGCCTGCACTCCTTTATTGAGCGCCTTACCAGGCCCGCTGGCGATTTGCCGGGGGCGGTAGCCGGAATTGGCGGCGTGCTCGCACGTCACCTAGTCGAACGAGGGCTCGTCGGCCGGCCATCCGACCTGTTCCGCCTGGAAGTCGCAGAACTTGCGCGGATTCCCAACCCCATCAGGCTCGGTGAGAAATCGGCCGCCCGGGTAGTCAACGGGCTGGAGCGATCCAAGCAAGCCCCGTTGCAGCGCCTGCTTTACGGGCTGGGAATACGCCACGTCGGGGAACGAACCGCCGAACTGCTCGCCCAGCACTACCGCGATCTCGACGCGATCGCCGGTGCCTCGACCGAGGAGCTGGCGGCGGTCGACGAGATCGGCCCGCTCATCGCAGCTTCGGTGGCGGCCTTTTTCGAGGATCCCGGCAACCGGGCGTTGATCGAAGAACTACGCCAGGCCGGGCTGCGCCTAAAAGACCCCGAGCCATCCCAGGCATCGGCGTCCCCCGAAGTCGCCGGCAAGACGTTTGTTCTGACTGGCGCGCTTTCCCAGATGACGCGCCGCCAAGCAAGGGAGCAAATCCGTTCCGCGGGCGGCAAGGTGACCGGATCGGTGAGCAATAACACGGATTACCTGGTGGCCGGTGACAAACCCGGTTCCAAGCTGACCCGGGCCCGGGAGTTGGGGGTGGCGATCCTCAGCGAGGACGAGCTGCGGGAACTGCTTTCGGTATAG
- a CDS encoding AAA family ATPase, translating to MSHPSYHDELLNPEQLEAVRHVDGPMMILAGAGSGKTRVITHRAAYLVGGLGIAPERVLAVTFTNKAASEMRERAVALGGSILHAAQISTFHRLGVRLLRRFGERIGIDPNFSIADADDQRSVLKHVLARRGLDKAGLGRNVESHIIASIARAKDELADPLEHYAATVDFRLEPELFGDIASDYERELAASNALDFGDLLARPVSLLSEHPAVLEHLQGRYLHLMVDEYQDVNQAQDTLMGMLAGAHSNLVVVGDDDQCIYTWRGANVDLILGFADRYPGARVVRLTRNYRSSGNILECANGLAGGMNRRHEKELWTQRPSGQKITVIEASDTEDEAEEIAREIARLTNQGIPAQQIAILYRVNSQSRELETELRRFNIAYVVRGAPEFYQRREIKDLIAYLRLLYRDADLISWRRVLNTPPRGIGPGTREQLESLRADLGLPVGQLISLLASQDPDLPPNGLTSRGRGALVRLSDVIESLRRDAAAVSLPELLMAVLERTGYQRYLTEDDRGEDRLENVRSLLDSLAVYAGLEPAEALGQFLEDVALIAGGDDAAGVGAERVELMTLHRAKGLEYDCVFVCGFVDGLIPHLRSLDRDVDEERRLAYVGMTRARNRLYLSYSARARRYWGQQSQDPSRFLVDLPADLLEYRATESYGHGVGMELFALRRSPRFEPPPPVDPDPQFAPGQEVQHATFGTGVVLESQIARGEEIVKVRFDTGETKKLAAAYARLVPVAAAESG from the coding sequence ATGAGTCACCCCAGCTACCACGACGAATTGCTGAATCCCGAACAGCTCGAAGCGGTGCGCCACGTCGACGGCCCGATGATGATTCTGGCCGGGGCGGGGTCGGGCAAGACCCGGGTCATCACCCACCGCGCCGCTTACCTGGTCGGCGGACTGGGGATTGCGCCGGAGCGGGTCCTGGCGGTCACCTTCACCAACAAGGCCGCCTCCGAAATGCGCGAGCGCGCAGTAGCGCTGGGGGGATCGATCCTGCACGCGGCCCAGATCTCCACGTTCCACCGCCTGGGGGTCCGCCTGCTGCGCCGTTTCGGGGAGCGGATCGGGATAGATCCGAACTTCTCCATAGCCGACGCCGACGACCAGCGCAGTGTTTTAAAGCACGTCCTGGCGCGGCGCGGACTCGACAAGGCCGGCCTGGGCCGCAACGTCGAGAGCCACATCATCGCCAGCATCGCCCGCGCCAAGGACGAGTTGGCCGATCCGCTGGAGCACTACGCGGCGACTGTCGACTTCCGCCTCGAGCCGGAGCTTTTCGGCGACATTGCGTCCGACTACGAACGCGAGCTGGCTGCCTCAAACGCGCTCGATTTCGGCGACCTGCTGGCCCGTCCGGTGAGTCTCTTGAGCGAGCATCCGGCCGTCCTTGAGCATCTGCAGGGCCGCTATCTGCACCTGATGGTGGACGAATACCAGGACGTCAACCAGGCCCAGGACACCCTCATGGGGATGCTCGCGGGCGCCCACTCGAATCTGGTGGTGGTCGGCGACGACGACCAGTGCATCTACACCTGGCGCGGCGCCAACGTGGACCTGATCCTGGGATTTGCCGACCGCTATCCGGGTGCCCGGGTGGTGCGCCTGACCCGCAACTACCGTTCATCGGGAAACATCCTGGAGTGCGCCAACGGGCTGGCCGGGGGCATGAACCGCCGCCATGAAAAAGAGCTCTGGACGCAGCGCCCGTCCGGGCAAAAGATCACGGTCATCGAAGCCTCCGACACCGAAGACGAGGCCGAGGAAATCGCCCGCGAGATCGCCCGGCTCACCAACCAGGGCATTCCGGCCCAGCAAATCGCCATCCTCTACCGCGTCAACTCCCAGTCGCGGGAGCTGGAGACCGAGTTGCGGCGGTTCAACATCGCCTACGTGGTGCGCGGAGCCCCGGAGTTCTACCAGCGGCGCGAAATCAAGGACCTTATCGCCTACCTGCGGTTGCTGTACCGCGACGCGGACCTGATTTCCTGGCGGCGGGTGCTCAACACGCCACCCCGCGGGATCGGGCCGGGAACGCGCGAGCAATTGGAGTCGCTGCGCGCCGATCTGGGACTGCCGGTGGGTCAGCTGATATCACTTTTGGCCAGCCAGGACCCCGACCTGCCCCCCAACGGTCTGACTTCCCGCGGACGCGGCGCGCTCGTTCGGCTGTCGGACGTGATCGAATCGCTCCGCCGGGACGCCGCGGCGGTTTCGTTGCCCGAGTTGCTGATGGCGGTGCTCGAGCGGACCGGCTACCAGCGTTACCTGACCGAGGACGATCGGGGCGAGGATCGGCTCGAGAACGTGCGTTCCCTGCTGGACAGTCTGGCGGTATATGCCGGGCTCGAACCGGCCGAGGCCCTCGGCCAGTTCCTTGAAGACGTGGCCTTGATCGCCGGCGGCGACGACGCCGCCGGAGTGGGCGCCGAACGGGTGGAGCTGATGACCCTGCATCGCGCCAAGGGCCTTGAGTACGACTGCGTCTTCGTTTGCGGTTTCGTGGACGGGCTGATACCGCACCTGCGCAGTCTGGACCGTGACGTCGACGAGGAACGGCGCCTAGCCTACGTGGGCATGACCCGGGCCCGCAACCGCCTGTATCTTTCTTACTCGGCCCGGGCACGTCGGTACTGGGGACAGCAATCTCAGGACCCCTCGCGGTTCCTTGTCGACCTGCCCGCCGACCTGCTCGAGTACCGGGCCACCGAGAGCTACGGGCACGGCGTTGGCATGGAGTTGTTCGCCCTCCGCCGGAGCCCCAGATTCGAGCCGCCGCCGCCGGTCGATCCCGACCCGCAGTTTGCGCCCGGCCAGGAGGTGCAACACGCCACCTTCGGCACCGGAGTAGTCCTGGAGTCCCAGATCGCGCGCGGTGAGGAGATCGTCAAGGTCCGATTCGACACCGGCGAGACCAAGAAACTGGCCGCCGCATACGCCCGCCTGGTCCCGGTCGCCGCCGCCGAATCCGGCTGA
- a CDS encoding N-acetyltransferase, translating into MAQLTESQAPALIRAATLFDAGAISRLIEPFARADQMLPRPIADIIENLRDYKVAFDGDELVGVAALHLMPPDTAEVRALAVADSWQGRGLGRELVERCLDEARSLGIRQAFTLTLQPGFFERLGFTVSERDSLTHKVWTECYKCPKYDRCDEIAMTVDL; encoded by the coding sequence ATGGCCCAGTTGACCGAGTCTCAAGCTCCCGCCCTGATCAGGGCTGCCACCCTGTTCGACGCCGGCGCGATTTCGCGCCTGATCGAACCGTTCGCGCGCGCCGATCAGATGTTGCCCCGCCCGATCGCCGACATCATCGAAAACCTGCGCGACTACAAGGTGGCATTCGACGGGGACGAACTGGTCGGCGTGGCCGCGCTCCACCTCATGCCCCCGGATACGGCCGAGGTGCGGGCGCTGGCGGTTGCCGATTCCTGGCAGGGCCGGGGACTTGGCCGCGAGCTGGTTGAGCGCTGCCTTGACGAAGCTCGCTCGCTGGGAATCCGACAGGCTTTCACGCTGACCCTGCAGCCCGGATTCTTCGAACGTCTGGGGTTTACAGTCTCCGAACGCGATTCGCTGACCCACAAGGTATGGACCGAGTGCTACAAGTGCCCCAAATACGACCGCTGTGACGAGATCGCGATGACGGTCGACCTCTAG